In one Mustelus asterias unplaced genomic scaffold, sMusAst1.hap1.1 HAP1_SCAFFOLD_379, whole genome shotgun sequence genomic region, the following are encoded:
- the LOC144486514 gene encoding uncharacterized protein LOC144486514, whose amino-acid sequence MSRSFVQPVTAGTRLSVPLPPQQSDPAHRHPPGEEWQHASASCLLLPSPSREAPEQAAVCMFATTASSEHREEDQTETWSSVTEITIPTLQEQGHRRAVRGDEDAASSAISTSSRRVQPVTGRPHCGTVTVRKRKG is encoded by the coding sequence ATGTCGAGGAGCTTTGTTCAACCTGTCACTGCGGGGACCAGGCTGTCGGTGCCCTTGCCCCCACAGCAATCCGACCCTGCCCACCGGCACCCACCTGGTGAGGAATGGCAACATGCCTCCGCTTCCTGCctcctcctgccctcaccctcacgGGAGGCCCCAGAACAAGCGGCAGTTTGTATGTTTGCCACTACTGCCAGCTCCGAACACCGGGAAGAGGATCAGACTGAGACCTGGAGCTCTGTCACAGAGATCACAATCCCCACCCTGCAGGAGCAAGGCCACAGGCGGGCTGTGAGGGGGGATGAAGATGCAGCAAGTTCAGCGATCAGCACTAGCAGTCGCAGAGTCCAGCCGGTGACAGGGAGACCCCACTGCGGGACTGTCACTGTAAG